Proteins co-encoded in one Camelus bactrianus isolate YW-2024 breed Bactrian camel chromosome 6, ASM4877302v1, whole genome shotgun sequence genomic window:
- the NGB gene encoding neuroglobin isoform X1: MERPEPELIRQSWRAVSRSPLEHGTVLFARLFDLEPDLLPLFQYNCRQFSSPEDCLSSPEFLDHIRKVMLVIDAAVTNVEDLSSLEEYLASLGRKHRAVGVKLSSFSTVGESLLYMLEKCLGPAFTPAMRAAWRQLYGAVVQAMSRGWDGE, encoded by the exons ATGGAGCGCCCGGAGCCCGAGCTGATCCGGCAGAGCTGGCGAGCGGTGAGCCGCAGCCCGCTGGAGCATGGCACCGTCCTGTTCGCCAG GCTGTTTGACCTGGAGCCAGACCTGCTGCCCCTCTTTCAGTACAACTGCCGCCAGTTCTCCAGCCCAGAGGactgcctctcttcccctgagTTCCTGGACCACATCAGGAAG GTGATGCTCGTGATTGACGCCGCGGTGACCAATGTGGAGGACCTATCCTCGCTGGAGGAGTACCTTGCCAGCCTGGGCAGGAAGCACCGGGCAGTGGGTGTGAAGCTCAGCTCCTTCTCG ACGGTGGGTGAGTCGCTGCTCTACATGCTGGAGAAGTGCCTGGGCCCTGCCTTCACACCTGCCATGCGGGCTGCCTGGCGCCAGCTCTATGGGGCTGTGGTACAGGCCATGAGTCGAGGCTGGGATGGCGAGTAA
- the NGB gene encoding neuroglobin isoform X2 gives MTDAQSHRRREGLFDLEPDLLPLFQYNCRQFSSPEDCLSSPEFLDHIRKVMLVIDAAVTNVEDLSSLEEYLASLGRKHRAVGVKLSSFSTVGESLLYMLEKCLGPAFTPAMRAAWRQLYGAVVQAMSRGWDGE, from the exons ATGACAGACGCCCAATCTCACCGCCGGAGAGAGGG GCTGTTTGACCTGGAGCCAGACCTGCTGCCCCTCTTTCAGTACAACTGCCGCCAGTTCTCCAGCCCAGAGGactgcctctcttcccctgagTTCCTGGACCACATCAGGAAG GTGATGCTCGTGATTGACGCCGCGGTGACCAATGTGGAGGACCTATCCTCGCTGGAGGAGTACCTTGCCAGCCTGGGCAGGAAGCACCGGGCAGTGGGTGTGAAGCTCAGCTCCTTCTCG ACGGTGGGTGAGTCGCTGCTCTACATGCTGGAGAAGTGCCTGGGCCCTGCCTTCACACCTGCCATGCGGGCTGCCTGGCGCCAGCTCTATGGGGCTGTGGTACAGGCCATGAGTCGAGGCTGGGATGGCGAGTAA